From a single Streptomyces liliifuscus genomic region:
- a CDS encoding GntR family transcriptional regulator, which translates to MLSTGLPQGSVPKLERPGPLRDRVYEALLELITTRALQPGQHLVESELAGHLGVSRQPVREALQRLNTEGWVDLRPAQGAFVHEPTEAEADQLLTVRTLLEAEAARLAAANTGTAGIAALEELCAQGEEAVGADDVDGAVAMNARFHAKVMELAGNTVLAELAAQVDRRVRWYYTPVARQRGHQSWIEHRELIAAIAARDEQRATEVMRAHTEHTRRTYHARPRD; encoded by the coding sequence ATGTTGTCGACCGGACTGCCGCAGGGGTCGGTGCCCAAGCTCGAACGGCCGGGGCCGCTCCGGGACCGTGTCTACGAGGCGTTGCTCGAACTCATCACGACCCGTGCCCTGCAGCCCGGCCAGCATCTGGTCGAGAGCGAGTTGGCGGGACACCTCGGGGTCTCCCGGCAGCCCGTGCGCGAGGCGCTGCAGCGGCTGAACACCGAGGGATGGGTCGATCTGCGCCCCGCCCAGGGTGCCTTCGTGCACGAACCGACGGAGGCCGAGGCGGACCAACTCCTCACGGTGCGCACGCTGTTGGAGGCCGAGGCCGCCCGGCTGGCGGCGGCCAACACGGGCACGGCGGGCATCGCCGCCCTTGAGGAGCTGTGCGCCCAGGGCGAGGAGGCGGTCGGCGCCGACGACGTGGACGGGGCGGTCGCGATGAACGCCCGCTTCCACGCGAAGGTCATGGAACTCGCGGGCAACACGGTCCTCGCCGAACTGGCCGCCCAGGTCGACCGGCGGGTCCGCTGGTACTACACGCCCGTCGCCCGGCAGCGCGGCCACCAGTCCTGGATCGAGCACCGCGAGCTGATCGCCGCGATCGCGGCCCGCGACGAACAGCGCGCGACCGAGGTCATGCGCGCTCACACGGAGCACACGCGCCGGACCTATCACGCCCGCCCTCGCGACTGA
- a CDS encoding beta-ketoacyl-ACP synthase III has product MNGSRIAAVGHYQPARILTNEDLADLVDTSDEWITSRVGIRTRHIAGPDEPVDELAAHAAAKALAAAGLAPDDIDFVLVATSTAVDKSPNMAARVAARLGIPSPAAMDVNVVCAGFTHALATADHAVRAGAATRVLVIGADKMSDVADWTDRTTCVLVGDGAGAAVVEAAEGAGIGPVLWGSVPEMGHAVRIEGTPSRFAQEGQSVYRWATTKLPSLARAACERAGLTPEDLAAVVLHQANLRIIEPLAAKIGAVNAVVARDVTESGNTSAASIPIALSKLVERGEISTGDPVLLFGFGGNLSYAGQVIRCP; this is encoded by the coding sequence ATGAACGGCTCACGCATCGCCGCTGTCGGCCACTACCAGCCCGCCAGGATCCTCACCAACGAGGACCTGGCGGACCTGGTCGACACCAGCGACGAGTGGATCACGAGCCGGGTGGGCATCCGTACGCGGCACATCGCCGGTCCCGACGAACCGGTCGACGAGCTGGCCGCGCACGCGGCGGCCAAGGCGCTCGCGGCCGCCGGCCTCGCCCCCGACGACATCGACTTCGTCCTGGTGGCCACCTCCACCGCCGTCGACAAGTCGCCGAACATGGCCGCCCGGGTCGCCGCCCGCCTCGGCATCCCGTCGCCCGCCGCCATGGACGTCAACGTCGTCTGCGCGGGCTTCACGCACGCGCTGGCCACCGCCGACCACGCCGTACGCGCGGGTGCCGCGACCCGGGTGCTGGTCATCGGCGCCGACAAGATGTCCGACGTGGCCGACTGGACGGACCGTACGACCTGTGTGCTCGTCGGGGACGGGGCGGGGGCCGCGGTCGTCGAGGCCGCCGAGGGCGCCGGCATCGGGCCCGTGCTGTGGGGCTCGGTGCCCGAGATGGGGCACGCTGTCCGCATCGAGGGCACCCCCTCGCGGTTCGCGCAGGAGGGCCAGAGCGTCTACCGCTGGGCGACCACCAAGCTCCCGTCCCTCGCGCGCGCGGCCTGCGAGCGCGCCGGCCTGACCCCCGAGGACCTCGCCGCGGTCGTGCTGCACCAGGCCAACCTGCGCATCATCGAGCCCCTCGCCGCGAAGATCGGCGCCGTGAACGCGGTCGTCGCGCGTGATGTCACCGAGTCGGGCAACACCTCCGCCGCCAGCATCCCGATCGCCCTGTCCAAGCTTGTCGAACGCGGCGAGATCTCCACCGGCGACCCGGTCCTGCTCTTCGGCTTCGGCGGCAACCTCTCCTACGCGGGACAGGTCATCCGCTGCCCGTGA
- a CDS encoding MFS transporter small subunit, producing MSTSDSSPPEGSAPDRRPLIAFAWLWVGAPLAYGLYELVQKATQLFTG from the coding sequence ATGTCCACGAGCGACAGCAGTCCGCCTGAGGGCAGCGCGCCCGACCGTCGTCCGTTGATCGCGTTCGCCTGGCTCTGGGTGGGGGCGCCGCTGGCCTATGGTCTGTACGAGCTGGTGCAGAAGGCCACCCAATTGTTCACAGGGTAG
- a CDS encoding OFA family MFS transporter produces the protein MSPPVAPPGWSRWLVPPAALSVHLSIGQAYAWSVFKPSLESALDLSGTQSALPFQLGIVMLGLSAAFGGTLVERNGPRWAMTVALICFSSGFLISALGAATEQYWLIVFGYGFVGGIGLGIGYISPVSTLIKWFPDRPGMATGIAIMGFGGGALIASPWSAQMLESFGSDSSGIAQAFLVHGLTYAVFMSLGVFLVRVPRPTKTAADGAPAPLEGVQVSANSAIRTPQFWCLWVVLCMNVTAGIGILEKAAPMITDFFSDTSTPVSVSAAAGFVALLSAANMAGRIGWSSTSDLIGRKNIYRVYLGVGALMYALIAWVGDSSKPLFICCALVILSFYGGGFATIPAYLKDLFGTYQVGAIHGRLLTAWSTAGVLGPLIVNWIADRQEEAGKSGASLYGVSLIIMIGLLVVGFVANELVRPVDARHHIPAQREAPDVHERQQSA, from the coding sequence ATGAGTCCCCCTGTAGCCCCACCGGGCTGGAGCCGCTGGCTGGTCCCGCCCGCGGCCCTGTCGGTCCACCTCTCCATCGGACAGGCCTACGCCTGGTCCGTGTTCAAGCCGTCCCTGGAGTCCGCGCTCGACCTCAGCGGCACCCAGAGCGCCCTGCCCTTCCAGCTCGGCATCGTGATGCTCGGCCTGTCCGCCGCGTTCGGTGGCACACTCGTCGAGCGCAACGGCCCGCGCTGGGCGATGACGGTCGCCCTGATCTGCTTCTCGTCGGGCTTCCTGATCTCCGCGCTCGGCGCCGCCACCGAGCAGTACTGGCTGATCGTCTTCGGCTACGGCTTCGTGGGCGGCATCGGCCTGGGTATCGGCTACATCTCGCCCGTCTCCACGCTCATCAAGTGGTTCCCGGACAGGCCCGGCATGGCCACCGGCATCGCCATCATGGGCTTCGGCGGCGGCGCGCTCATCGCCTCGCCGTGGTCCGCGCAGATGCTGGAGTCCTTCGGCTCCGACAGCTCCGGCATCGCCCAGGCCTTCCTCGTGCACGGACTGACGTACGCCGTCTTCATGTCCCTCGGCGTGTTCCTGGTCCGAGTGCCGCGCCCCACGAAGACCGCGGCCGACGGCGCTCCGGCGCCACTCGAAGGCGTACAGGTCTCCGCGAACAGCGCCATACGCACCCCGCAGTTCTGGTGCCTGTGGGTGGTGCTCTGCATGAACGTGACCGCGGGCATCGGCATCCTGGAGAAGGCCGCCCCGATGATCACGGACTTCTTCTCGGACACCTCCACACCCGTCTCGGTGTCGGCGGCGGCCGGGTTCGTCGCGCTGCTCTCGGCGGCGAACATGGCGGGCCGTATCGGCTGGTCGTCCACGTCCGACCTGATAGGACGCAAGAACATCTACCGCGTCTACCTGGGCGTCGGCGCGCTGATGTACGCCCTCATCGCCTGGGTCGGGGACTCCTCGAAGCCGCTGTTCATCTGCTGCGCCCTGGTGATCCTCTCCTTCTACGGAGGCGGCTTCGCGACCATCCCCGCCTATCTGAAGGACCTCTTCGGGACCTACCAGGTCGGCGCGATCCACGGGCGGCTGCTCACCGCCTGGTCGACCGCCGGAGTCCTCGGACCGCTGATCGTCAACTGGATCGCGGACCGGCAGGAGGAGGCCGGCAAATCCGGAGCGTCCCTCTACGGAGTGTCACTGATCATCATGATCGGGCTGCTCGTGGTCGGCTTCGTCGCCAACGAGCTCGTCCGCCCGGTCGACGCCCGCCATCACATCCCCGCCCAGAGGGAGGCCCCCGATGTCCACGAGCGACAGCAGTCCGCCTGA
- a CDS encoding 2-dehydropantoate 2-reductase, protein MKVAVLGAGAIGAYVGAALHRAGADVHLIARGPHLAAMRQHGVRVLSPRGDFTARTHATDDPAEVGPVDFVFLGLKANSYAACGPLIEPLLNDTTAVIAAQNGIPWWYFHRHGGPHDGHRVESVDPGGAVSAVIAPERAIGCVVYAATELEGPGVVRHLEGTRFSVGEPDRSVSVRCTAFSEAMIAGGLKCPVEPDLRNDIWLKLLGNISFNPISALARATMRQMCLHGGTRRVIEIMMTETLAVAEALGCEVGVSIERRLAGAERVGDHRTSTLQDLERGKPLELDVLLAAVVELAEITDVPVPTLRTVHAISDLLALRTAA, encoded by the coding sequence GTGAAAGTGGCAGTTCTCGGCGCCGGTGCTATCGGCGCCTACGTCGGTGCCGCGCTGCATCGCGCGGGTGCCGATGTGCACCTCATCGCCCGTGGACCGCATCTTGCGGCCATGAGGCAGCACGGAGTGCGAGTGCTCAGCCCGCGCGGCGACTTCACCGCGCGGACGCACGCCACCGACGACCCGGCCGAGGTCGGCCCGGTCGACTTCGTCTTCCTCGGCCTGAAGGCCAACTCGTACGCGGCGTGCGGGCCGCTCATCGAGCCTCTCCTGAATGACACGACAGCGGTGATCGCCGCTCAGAACGGCATCCCCTGGTGGTACTTCCACCGGCACGGCGGCCCGCACGACGGCCACCGTGTCGAGAGCGTGGACCCGGGCGGCGCGGTCAGTGCGGTGATCGCGCCCGAACGGGCCATCGGCTGTGTCGTCTACGCGGCGACCGAGCTGGAAGGACCGGGAGTCGTCCGCCATCTGGAAGGCACCCGGTTCTCCGTCGGGGAGCCCGACCGCTCGGTCTCGGTGCGCTGTACGGCGTTCAGTGAGGCCATGATCGCGGGCGGACTCAAGTGCCCCGTCGAGCCCGACCTGCGCAACGACATCTGGCTCAAGCTGCTCGGCAACATCTCCTTCAACCCCATCAGCGCCCTGGCCCGCGCGACCATGCGGCAGATGTGCCTGCACGGCGGTACGCGCCGGGTCATCGAGATCATGATGACCGAGACGCTCGCGGTGGCCGAGGCGCTCGGCTGCGAGGTGGGCGTCTCCATCGAACGGCGGCTGGCCGGCGCGGAGCGCGTCGGCGACCACCGCACCTCGACGCTCCAGGACCTGGAGCGCGGCAAACCGCTCGAACTCGACGTCCTGCTCGCCGCGGTCGTCGAACTCGCGGAGATCACCGACGTCCCGGTGCCCACGCTCCGCACCGTCCACGCCATCTCGGACCTGCTCGCCCTGAGGACCGCCGCATGA
- a CDS encoding molybdopterin oxidoreductase family protein, with product MRKRDRTPKTYTRLEYPLVRDSRDEPFRRASWDEALDRAARGLGAARDAFGMFSCARATNEMNYVAQKFARVVMGTNNVDSCNRTCHAPSVAGLSAAFGSGGGTSSYGEVEHSDLIVMWGSNARFAHPIFFHHVLKGIRNGARMYAVDPRRTSTAEWAESWLGLNVGTDIPMAHAIGREIIHAGLANEAFIERATTGFEEYKQLVEPWTLSLAEKVTGVPAAAIRELAHAYARAERAQLCWTLGITEHHNGTDNVRALINLSLLTGHVGRFGSGLQPLRGQNNVQGGGDMGAIPNRLPGFQDILDPDTRLKFESAWDTVIQPHYGMNLTEMFEAMEEGTLKAVYCIGENPAQSEADSEQAVRRMRALDFLVVQDIFLTKTAELADVVLPATAGWAETEGTTTNSERRVQRVRRAVIPPGEAREDIDILCDLASRMGHEWKYADSEAVWNELRSVSPDHFGMTYERLEEHQGIQWPCPQTDRIEPTYLHGRLWESDPAARGRLAPFGLVQHDPPVDLTDEEYPIRLTTGRRLDSYNTGVQSGGFASPLRRGEYVELCPEDAERYGVVVGEEVQVSSRRGAVVAPVWVDTALRPGLAFMTMHFPDEVDTNQLTIEANCPIAGTAEFKASAIRIDKLPVAIQVR from the coding sequence ATGAGGAAGCGCGACCGAACTCCCAAGACGTACACCCGACTTGAGTATCCGCTGGTCCGCGACTCGCGCGACGAGCCCTTCCGCAGGGCGAGTTGGGACGAGGCCCTGGACCGCGCCGCCCGGGGCCTCGGCGCGGCACGCGACGCGTTCGGCATGTTCTCCTGCGCCCGCGCGACCAACGAGATGAACTACGTGGCGCAGAAGTTCGCCCGCGTGGTCATGGGCACCAACAACGTCGACTCCTGCAACCGGACCTGCCACGCGCCCAGCGTGGCGGGCCTGTCGGCGGCCTTCGGATCCGGCGGCGGCACCTCCTCGTACGGCGAGGTCGAGCACTCGGACCTCATCGTGATGTGGGGTTCCAACGCCCGTTTCGCGCACCCGATCTTCTTCCATCACGTCCTGAAGGGGATCAGGAACGGCGCCCGGATGTACGCGGTCGACCCGCGCCGCACGTCCACGGCCGAGTGGGCGGAGAGCTGGCTCGGGCTGAACGTCGGAACGGACATCCCGATGGCGCACGCGATCGGCCGCGAGATCATCCACGCGGGTCTGGCGAACGAGGCGTTCATCGAGCGGGCGACCACCGGCTTCGAGGAGTACAAACAGCTCGTCGAGCCCTGGACGCTGTCCCTCGCCGAGAAGGTGACGGGCGTACCGGCCGCCGCGATACGCGAGTTGGCGCACGCCTACGCCCGCGCCGAGCGCGCCCAGCTGTGCTGGACGCTCGGCATCACCGAGCACCACAACGGCACGGACAACGTCCGCGCGCTCATCAACCTGTCGCTCCTGACCGGCCATGTGGGGCGGTTCGGCTCCGGGCTGCAGCCGCTGCGCGGGCAGAACAACGTGCAGGGCGGCGGCGACATGGGCGCCATCCCGAACCGGCTGCCCGGCTTCCAGGACATCCTCGACCCCGACACCCGGCTGAAGTTCGAGTCCGCCTGGGACACCGTCATCCAGCCCCACTACGGGATGAACCTCACCGAGATGTTCGAGGCCATGGAGGAGGGCACGCTCAAGGCCGTCTACTGCATCGGCGAGAACCCGGCGCAGTCGGAGGCCGACAGCGAGCAGGCGGTACGGCGTATGCGGGCCCTCGACTTCCTCGTCGTCCAGGACATCTTCCTGACGAAGACGGCCGAGCTCGCGGACGTCGTCCTGCCCGCGACGGCCGGCTGGGCCGAGACCGAGGGCACGACCACCAACAGTGAGCGGCGCGTTCAGCGGGTGCGCCGGGCGGTGATCCCGCCCGGTGAGGCCCGCGAGGACATCGACATCCTCTGCGACCTCGCCTCCCGAATGGGCCACGAGTGGAAGTACGCGGACTCCGAGGCCGTGTGGAACGAGCTGCGGTCGGTGTCCCCGGACCACTTCGGGATGACGTACGAACGCCTGGAGGAGCATCAGGGCATCCAGTGGCCGTGTCCCCAGACCGACCGGATCGAACCGACCTATCTGCACGGCCGGTTGTGGGAGTCCGACCCGGCCGCGCGGGGCCGGCTCGCGCCCTTCGGTCTGGTCCAGCACGACCCGCCGGTCGACCTCACGGACGAGGAGTACCCGATCCGGCTGACCACCGGGCGGCGGCTCGACTCGTACAACACCGGGGTGCAGAGCGGCGGTTTCGCCTCGCCGCTGCGGCGCGGTGAGTACGTCGAGCTGTGCCCGGAGGACGCGGAGCGCTACGGCGTGGTGGTCGGCGAGGAGGTCCAGGTCTCATCGCGGCGCGGGGCGGTTGTGGCGCCGGTGTGGGTCGACACCGCGCTGCGGCCCGGGCTCGCGTTCATGACCATGCACTTTCCCGACGAGGTGGACACCAACCAGCTGACGATCGAGGCCAACTGCCCGATCGCGGGGACGGCGGAGTTCAAGGCGTCGGCGATCCGGATCGACAAGCTGCCGGTTGCTATTCAAGTGAGGTGA
- a CDS encoding NAD(P)H-dependent oxidoreductase subunit E — protein sequence MDLHFGDSKPTDEERAAIDALLGPPESSWEGADRSDADLRWARGGREARERRDLLLPGLHAVNDRIGWISEGALDYLCRRLTVPPAEAYGVATFYAMFSMKPRPATVLHVCTDLACAAAGASELCAGVEARLGLGSGVAVERSPCLGLCERAPAALAIKAGDPVRTAVSAPATVERAVLAASSPDSAPEEPSAALAVPQAAEAGREELVLLSRVGVVDPASLDDYRAHGGYTALRQAFAIGPAGVIREVTDAGLVGRGGAAFPTGRKWQATASQPDHPHYLVCNADESEPGTFKDRVVMEGDPYSLVEAMTIAGYAVGAHKGYLYLRGEYPRALERMEHAIGQARARGLLGDDVLGQGYAFDIEIRRGAGAYICGEETALFNSIEGYRGEPRSKPPFPVEKGLFGKPTAENNVETLVNVLPILTMGAQAYAAIGTGKSTGPKLFCVSGSVDRPGIYELPFGATLGELLDLAGVRKRLRAVLLGGAAGGFVRPDELDIPLTFEGTREAGTTLGSGVVLAFDDTVPLPRLLLRIAEFFRDESCGQCVPCRVGTVRQEEALHRIVGRTGADAAPDIALLREVGRAMKDASICGLGQTAWNAVESAIDRLGAYE from the coding sequence GTGGACCTGCACTTCGGTGACAGCAAGCCGACGGACGAGGAGCGGGCGGCCATCGACGCACTGCTCGGTCCTCCGGAGTCTTCGTGGGAGGGCGCCGACCGTTCCGACGCCGACCTGAGGTGGGCACGCGGCGGGCGTGAGGCCCGGGAACGCCGTGACCTGCTGTTGCCGGGGCTGCACGCCGTCAACGACCGGATCGGCTGGATCAGCGAGGGCGCCCTCGACTACCTCTGCCGGCGGCTGACCGTGCCACCGGCGGAGGCGTACGGGGTCGCCACCTTCTACGCGATGTTCTCGATGAAGCCGCGGCCCGCGACGGTCCTGCACGTCTGCACGGACCTCGCGTGCGCGGCGGCCGGGGCCTCGGAGCTGTGCGCGGGCGTCGAGGCCCGGCTCGGCCTCGGCAGCGGGGTCGCCGTGGAGCGCAGCCCCTGCCTGGGCCTGTGCGAGCGGGCTCCGGCCGCGCTGGCGATCAAGGCCGGGGATCCGGTGCGTACGGCCGTGTCGGCGCCCGCGACCGTCGAGCGGGCCGTGCTCGCGGCGAGCTCGCCCGACTCGGCGCCCGAGGAGCCGTCGGCGGCCCTGGCGGTGCCGCAGGCGGCCGAGGCGGGCCGTGAGGAGCTCGTGCTGCTGAGCCGCGTCGGCGTGGTCGACCCGGCCTCGCTGGACGACTACCGGGCACACGGCGGCTACACGGCCCTGCGGCAGGCCTTCGCGATCGGCCCCGCCGGGGTCATCCGCGAGGTCACCGACGCGGGCCTGGTCGGGCGCGGCGGCGCCGCCTTCCCCACCGGCCGCAAATGGCAGGCCACGGCGTCCCAGCCCGACCATCCGCACTACCTAGTCTGCAACGCCGACGAGTCCGAGCCGGGCACCTTCAAGGACCGTGTGGTCATGGAGGGCGACCCGTACTCGCTCGTGGAGGCGATGACGATCGCGGGCTACGCGGTCGGGGCGCACAAGGGCTACCTGTATCTGCGCGGCGAGTACCCGCGGGCCCTGGAACGCATGGAGCACGCCATCGGACAGGCACGCGCGCGTGGGCTGCTCGGCGACGACGTCCTCGGCCAGGGGTACGCCTTCGACATCGAGATCCGGCGCGGCGCGGGCGCGTACATCTGCGGCGAGGAGACCGCCCTCTTCAACTCGATAGAGGGGTACAGAGGAGAGCCGCGGTCGAAACCGCCCTTCCCCGTGGAGAAGGGTTTGTTCGGCAAACCCACCGCCGAGAACAACGTCGAGACGCTGGTCAACGTGCTGCCCATCCTCACGATGGGGGCGCAGGCGTACGCCGCGATCGGCACCGGCAAGTCCACCGGACCCAAGCTGTTCTGTGTGTCGGGCAGCGTGGACCGGCCCGGCATCTACGAGTTGCCGTTCGGCGCGACGCTCGGCGAGCTGCTGGACCTCGCGGGCGTACGTAAACGTTTGCGCGCGGTGCTGCTCGGCGGCGCGGCCGGTGGTTTCGTACGGCCCGACGAGCTGGACATCCCGCTCACCTTCGAGGGCACGCGGGAGGCGGGCACGACGCTCGGCTCCGGGGTCGTGTTGGCCTTCGACGACACCGTGCCGCTGCCTCGTCTGCTGCTGCGGATCGCCGAGTTCTTCCGCGACGAGTCCTGCGGGCAGTGCGTGCCGTGCCGGGTCGGGACCGTGCGCCAGGAGGAGGCGCTGCACCGCATCGTCGGGCGGACGGGCGCGGACGCGGCACCCGACATCGCCCTGCTGCGCGAGGTGGGCCGTGCCATGAAGGACGCCTCGATCTGCGGTCTCGGGCAGACCGCGTGGAACGCCGTGGAATCCGCCATCGACCGCCTGGGGGCGTACGAATGA
- a CDS encoding 2Fe-2S iron-sulfur cluster-binding protein, producing the protein MTLIPLGIPRRLLEFTIDGEPVRAPEGSTILDACRSVGKDVPTLCQGDTLTPKNACRVCVVEVEGARTLVPACSRKAEAGMQVQTDTERARHSRKIVLELLASSVDLSTTPEVAGWLKEYEAKPDRFGPDAARLNEEPKIDNDLYVRDYDKCILCYKCVDACGDQWQNTFAISVVGRGFDARIAVEHDAPLTDSACVYCGNCIEVCPTGALSFKSEFDMRAAGTWDEPAQTETTTVCAYCGVGCNLTLHVQDNEIVKVTSPHDNPVTHGNLCIKGRFGYQHVQNRD; encoded by the coding sequence ATGACCTTGATACCGCTGGGGATCCCCCGCCGTCTGCTGGAGTTCACGATCGACGGTGAGCCCGTGCGGGCCCCTGAGGGATCGACGATCCTCGACGCCTGCAGGTCGGTGGGCAAGGACGTCCCGACCCTCTGCCAGGGCGACACCCTGACCCCCAAGAACGCCTGCCGCGTCTGCGTCGTCGAGGTCGAGGGCGCGCGCACCCTCGTCCCGGCCTGCTCCCGAAAGGCCGAGGCGGGCATGCAGGTGCAGACGGACACCGAGCGCGCCCGCCACAGCCGCAAGATCGTCCTCGAACTCCTCGCGTCCTCGGTCGACCTGTCGACCACACCGGAGGTCGCCGGATGGCTCAAGGAGTACGAGGCGAAGCCCGACCGGTTCGGCCCGGACGCGGCCCGTCTCAATGAGGAGCCGAAGATCGACAACGACCTGTACGTGCGCGACTACGACAAGTGCATCCTCTGCTACAAGTGCGTGGACGCCTGCGGCGACCAGTGGCAGAACACTTTCGCGATCTCGGTCGTCGGGCGCGGCTTCGACGCCCGGATCGCCGTCGAGCACGACGCGCCGCTCACCGACTCGGCGTGCGTGTACTGCGGCAACTGCATCGAGGTGTGCCCGACGGGCGCGCTGTCGTTCAAGTCGGAGTTCGACATGCGCGCGGCGGGTACGTGGGACGAGCCGGCGCAGACCGAGACGACCACGGTGTGCGCCTACTGCGGAGTGGGCTGCAATCTCACGCTGCACGTGCAGGACAATGAGATCGTGAAGGTCACCTCGCCGCACGACAACCCGGTGACCCACGGCAACCTCTGCATCAAGGGCCGCTTCGGCTACCAGCACGTACAGAACCGGGACTGA